GCTGATGCTGAACGGGTTCCAGGTTTGGTTTCTACGTTCAGGACTTTGAATTCTGTATCTTTTGACTGATTTAAAAATGCTTCCGCATCGTTTTCCTCTTTAAAATCGCCTTTCAGTTTCGCAGAAATTTCCTGCTTGGTTTCATTCAGGAAAATGCCTTCAATTTTAAATGTGGAAGTGGGTTTGAACTCACGGATTTCCTGTTCGCGCTCCACCACCAGTCTTACCGCGACCGACTGCACCCTTCCCGCGGAAAGTCCGGTTTTCACCTTTTTCCAGAGAACTGGCGACATTTCAAAGCCTACGATTCGATCCAGGATTCTTCTCGCCTGTTGGGCATTCACAAGATTCTGGTCTATTTTTCTCGGATTTTCTATCGCTTTCAGGATCGCGTTTTTCGTAATCTCGTGGAAAACAATACGTTTCGTATTTTCGTCTTTCAGTTTCAGTTCATCTGCCAAATGCCATGCAATCGCCTCTCCTTCGCGGTCTTCATCGGAAGCCAGCCATACGGTTTCGGCCTTTTTTACCGCGGCTTTCAGTTCGGTCACCAGTTTCTTTTTATCTGCTGAAACCTCATAATCCGGAGTGAAAGTTGCCAGATCAATCCCCATTCCTTTTTTCGGCAAATCGCGGATATGTCCGAAACTGGACTTCACCTCGAAATCTTTACCGAGATACTTCTGAATGGTTTTTGCTTTGGCCGGGGATTCGACAATCACTAAATTTTTTGACATCCTTGAAATTTTTTGCAAAAGTAGAGGTTTTTTTTAAAGTGCAAATTTTTGTTGAATTTTAAACACCGGGCGCACGGAGTTTTTGGTATTAGAATTAATTTCGCACCGATTCCAAGGATGCACACAGATGAAGTCTTCTAATCAAAATTCGTCCTGGATGAAGGATGGTTTACCTAAAAATATTAGCATTTATAGAACATAGGTTTTTAAAAATCATTTAACATACTATATATAAATAAGGTGTTATTTTTGCTGATGAAGCCATGATGAAAAATTTCATACAGAACAGCATCAACAGCCAAAAAATCTTTTACAGATATTTCCGCCGCAAAGGCTGGAAACGTTTTCTGAAAGAAAATATTCTGGAGAGTGAAGGCAGCAACAAAACGAAAGCGAAATCTATTGCATTGGGAATCTTCATCGGGATTTCGCCGTTTTGGGGATTCCATTCTTTTTTGGCGATTACCCTGTCGGTTTTTTTCCGGCTGAATAAAATGCTGACTTTCATTGCATCACAGGTTACTTTCCCGCCGCTGATTCCTTTTATTATTTACCTTTCCGTGAAAGTTGGTGCGCCGTTCGTTAGCAACCGTGCAAGTTTTGAAAATGCTTCCTTTGATTTCGATTTTATTAAGCAAAACCTGATACAGTACGTCATTGGGAGTTTTCTGCTTGCAACCCTTTCAGCGCTGTTTTTCGGAGCGGTTTCCTATTTTTTTCTGAATAATTTTAGCCCTGAAAAAAAGCGCTGATTTTCAAACTTATAACTGCTTAAAAACCAACAATTCCACCGAGAAATCATTAGAATTTTCTGCAAAAATTCATTATATTCGCACTCTTGAAATTTAAAGCAGAAACTGAACTCGATGAAGAAGTTTAACGAATACAAAAACCTTGATCTAACCGCCGTTGCAGACGGTGTTTCCAAATTCTGGAACGAAAATAATACCTTCAGAAAATCGGTTGAAATCCGCGAAGGACAGCCGGAATATGTGTTTTACGAAGGACCGCCTTCCGCAAACGGAATGCCGGGAATTCACCACGTAATGGCGAGAGCAATCAAGGATATTTTCTGCCGTTTCCAAACGCAAAATGGTAAAAAGGTGTTTCGCAAAGCAGGTTGGGATACGCACGGTTTGCCAATAGAACTGGGCGTTGAAAAGGAATTGGGTATCACCAAAGAAGACATCGGAACCAAAATTTCCGTTGAAGATTATAACAAGGCCTGCCGGGAAGCGGTAATGCGCTACACTGATGTTTGGAATGATTTGACCGAAAAAATCGGATATTGGGTGGATTTGGAAGATCCTTACATCACCTACGAACCGAAATATATGGAAACGGTTTGGTGGCTTTTGAAGCAACTATACGATAAAAATCTGCTTTACAAAGGTTACACCATTCAGCCGTATTCGCCGAAAGCCGGAACCGGACTTTCTTCACATGAACTGAATCAGCCGGGAACTTACCGTGATGTTAGCGATACAACGGTGGTTGCGCAGTTTAAAGTGAAAAAACTTTCTGAGGCATTAAAAAATAAACTTGACGCAAACGGTTCAGAAGCTTGCGACATTGCTTCAAACACTTGTGGCGGCGCGCTTCATTGGGCAGAATTTGATGCTGAAAATAAAGAAATCTCAAATCTGAGCATCCTTGCCTGGACGACCACTCCATGGACTTTACCTTCAAACACCGCACTTGCAGTTGGTCGCGATATCGACTATGTTTTGGTGAAAACTTTCAACCAGTACACTTTTGAGCCGATCAATATTATTTTGGCGAAAGTGCTTTTGGAGAAAAATTTTGGTAAAAAATATTTTGCAGGAACTGAAGACGATTTCAAAAATTATCAGTCTGAAAACAAAACGATTCCTTATCAAATTTTATCAGAATTCACCGGCGAAGATTTGGCCGGAACTGAATATGAACAACTGATTCCGTGGTTTTCACCTGCCGAAAATCCTGAAAAAGCATTCCGCGTCATTATCGGAGATTTCGTAACAACCGAAGACGGTACCGGCATTGTGCACATCGCGCCGACCTTTGGTGCAGATGACAACCGTGTAGCTCAGGAAAACGGCATTCCGCCGATGTTGGTAAAAGACTCCAACGATAATTTGGTGCCTTTGGTGGATTTGACCGGAAGATTCTTAAAAGGAGAAAATGTACCGGAAATTTTTGCGGGAAAATACATTAAAAACGAATATTACGACGAGGGAACCGCACCCGAAAAATCCTGGGATGTAGAACTGGTGATTCTCTTAAAGACCGACAACAAAGCCTTTAAAGTTGAGAAATACGTTCACAGTTATCCACACTGCTGGAGAACGGATAAGCCGGTACTTTACTATCCGCTGGATTCGTGGTTCGTGAAAATGACGGAGAAAAGACAGCGTTTGGTAGAACTGAACGAAACCATCAACTGGAAGCCAAAATCCACCGGTGAAGGCCGTTTTGCAAACTGGCTTGAAAATGTAAACGACTGGAACCTTTCGCGCTCAAGATATTGGGGAATACCGCTGCCAATCTGGAGATCACCGGATTTAAAGGAAGAAAAAATCATCGGTTCGGTTGAGGAATTGTACCATGAAATTGAAAAATCTGTTGCGGCAGGTGTAATGTCAGAAAATCCTTTCAAATCTTTTGAAATCGGGAATATGTCTGATGAAAACTACGCGCAGATTGATCTGCACAAAAACATTGTCGACAAAATCATCCTTGTTTCAGAGTCCGGAAAACCGATTAAAAGAGAATCAGACTTGATCGATGTGTGGTTCGATTCCGGTTCAATGCCGTATGCGCAGCTGCATTATCCTTTTGAAAACAAGGAACTTATAGATTCAAAAAAAGCCTTTCCGGCAGATTTCATTGCGGAAGGTGTGGATCAGACTCGCGGATGGTTTTATACACTTCATGCGATTGCGACTTCGGTTTTCGATTCCGTGGCGTATAAAAACGTGGTTTCCAACGGTTTGGTTTTGGATAAAAACGGACAGAAAATGTCGAAAAGACTGGGAAATGCTGTGGATCCGTTCGAAACGTTGGCAAAATACGGTCCTGATGCGACGCGTTGGTATATGATTTCCAACGCAAATCCCTGGGAAAATCTAAAGTTTGATATTGAGGGAATTGATGAGGTCCGCCGGAAATTCTTCGGAACACTTTACAATACATATTCCTTCTTTGCACTTTATGCAAATGTTGACGGCTTCAATTATTCAGAAAAAGACGTGGAAAACCGCCCGGAAATTGACCGTTGGATCCTTTCAGAACTGAATCTTTTAATCAAAGAAGTAAAAGAATTCTACGAAGATTACGAACCAACGAAAGTGGCGAGAGCAATCAACACGTTCGTAAACGATAATTTAAGTAACTGGTATGTAAGGCTTTGCCGCCGCCGTTTCTGGAAGGGAGAATACTCCGACGACAAAATTTCGGCTTACCAAACGCTATACACCTGCCTTGAAACTGTTGCGAAACTTTCCGCTCCGATTGCTCCGTTTTTTATGGATCAGTTATTCCAGGATTTGAATGCGGTAACAGGCAAAGAACCGCAGCATTCCGTCCATCTAACCGATTTCCCGCTTGCCGACGAAAGCAAGATCGATACGGATTTGGTGGAGAAAACGCATTTGGCACAAACCATTACTTCGATGGTATTTTCATTGAGGAAAAAAGAAAATATCAAGGTTCGCCAGCCGCTACAAAAAGTGATGATTCCGGTTTTGGACAAGAAAACTGAGGAACAGATTTTAGCCGTTTCAGAGCTCATCAAGCAGGAAGTGAATGTGAAAGAACTTCAATTGATTAACGCTGAAGAAGCCTCACATCTGATTGTAAAACAAATCAAGCCGAACTTCAAATCGCTCGGAGCGAAACTTGGCAAAGATATGAAGACGGTGGCTGGAGAAATCAGCGCGATGAATTCTGAGCAGATCGCCAATCTTGAAAAAGACGGCAAAATGACTGTCGCCGGGCACGAAATCGGGCTTGAGGATGTGGAAATTTCAACAAAAGATATTCCAGGATGGACGGTGACGAGTGAAGGGAAGATCACTGTAGCGCTTGACCTCACCCTGACTGATGAACTGAAAGCGGAAGGTATTGCCAGAGAGTTCATTAACCGTATTCAAAATTTAAGAAAGGACAAAGATTTCGAACTTACGGACAGAATTAAAATTGAGTTAACAGAAGATTCTCCATATTTGCAGGAAATTTTGAAAAACACCGGTTATATTTCCACCGAAGTATTGTCAGATAAAATAGAAGTTGTAAATTCACTGTCAATTTTTGATGAAATCGAGATTGATGATGTGAAATTTAAAGTGAATGTGAACAAAATTTGAAGTTTGATAAATGAGTCCTGATATTCCAGTCCAAGGAATCTCAAATCTCAAATTTCGAATCTTAAACTAAAGATTATGGCAGAAGAAAGACAGCGATACAGCGATGCAGATTTGCAGGAATTCAAAAAAGTAATACAGGAGAAAATTGCGAAAGCAGAGAAAGATTTGATGCTCATCAACGAAAGTTTCCTGAATGATCAGAACAACGGTACCGACGATACTTCCCCCACCTTCAAAGCCTTTGAGGAAGGCGCCGAAACTCTGAGCAAGGAACAGAATGCCATTTTGGCTGGCCGCCAGGAAAAATTCCTGCGCGACCTGAAGCACGCACTCATCCGTATTGAAAATAAAACTTACGGGGTGTGCCGCGTGACCGGGAAACTGATTCCGAAAGAGCGCTTAATGGCAGTGCCACACGCTACACTGAGCATCGAGGCTAAAAATATGCAGAGATAAATACGTAAAAAAGTACAACGTGAAGTGTACAATGTATGATGTGTTTTTATGATACATTGTACCTTGTACATTTTACATTATACCCTGAAAATGAAGAAAATAGCGCTCGTTACCCTCCTCATCCTTTTAATCGACCAAATTTCGAAGTTTTATATTAAAACGCATTTCCAACTGGGTGAAAGCGTGGACGTGTTTCCGGGCTTTAAACTGACTTTCGTGGAAAATCCGGGAATGGCTTACGGCTTCCATTTTGGCGGCCTTATCGGTAAATATTTCCTGGTGATTGTAAGGATTTTCCTGATCGGAGGAATGGTTTACATCTTTAATAAATGGCTGAAAGAAGGCCGAACCACCAATTACCTCATCATTCCAATGGCAATGATTTTTGCCGGGGCCATTGGCAACCTGATCGACGGAATGTTTTACGGAATGATTTTCGACAGCGGAACAGTTTACGACGAAAGTATTGACCGCTGGATTGAATATGGCGGTGTTTCAAAAGTGGTTCCTTTCGGTGAAGGTTATTCCTCGTTTATGAAAGGTTGCGTGGTCGATATGCTGCACTTCCCGCTTGTAGACTGGACCGTGCCTGAAAACTGGCCATTAATCGGCGGAAAACACATTGAATTTTTCAAATATATCTTTAATGTTGCAGATTCCGCGATTACAGTTGGAGCTGCTTTACTTTTGATTTTCAGAAAGAAGGCTTTTCCGAATGGGCTGGATTTTTAAGGTAAAATCGTTTTTGAAATTTTTAAAATACTCTAAACTTCAGCAAACTGCCTGAAGTTTTTCTTTTATATAATTTTATTATTTTTGTGATAATGAAGCGGCTAAATATCAATATCCACGATTTAAAAGCACTTTGTCAACAGCACAGTGTAGACCAACTTTATCTCTTTGGATCTGTTCTGAACAAAAACTTTACCGATGAAAGTGATATTGATTTCCTGGTTAAATTTCTTCCGATTGATCTGTTTCATTATTTCGAAAATTACCTTTCTCTAAAAGAAAATCTGGAAAGATTAACCGGCAGAAATGTAGATCTTGTAGAGGTACAAACCTTGAAAAACACTTTCCTTATCAATTCAATAAATAAAAATAAAGAATTGATTTATGGATGAGCGCGTTATGAAATACCTAATCGATATTGATAATTCAATCGCTGAAATCGAAGGTTATTTTCAGAATATTCCGAAGGAATTCAATAGTTACAGACAAAACACAATGCTCAAAAGAGCCGTTGAAAGAAATCTTGAAATCATTGGCGAAGCGGTAAAGAAGGTACTCAAAAGAGACGAAGCCTATATTAATAAAATTACAGAGGCAAAATCAATTATTGGTTTACGGAATTTGGTTATTCACGCTTACGACAGTGTTTCTGACGAAAATATTTGGGCGGTTTTAATTAATCATCTTCCAAAATTGAAAAGTGAAATTCAGGATTTAATGACTCAAAACTAAACTTCAGCAAATTGTCTGAAGTTTTTCTTTTCCCTATTTTTGCACATCAATATATTTGAAATCTCAAATTTTAAATCTCAAATCTCAAATAAACTAATGTCACGCATCCTCACCGGAATACAGGCTACCGGGACGCCGCATTTGGGCAACTTGCTCGGTGCGATTATTCCCGCCATCGAACTTTCAAAAAAAACTGAAAACGAATCTTTTCTATTTATCGCCAACATGCATTCTTTAACGCAAATAAAAAATGCGGAAGAACTGAAAAGAAACACCTATGAAATCGCTGCTGCATGGCTGGCTTGCGGGCTGGATACGGATAAAACCTATTTCTACAGACAAAGCGACATCCCGGAAGTTTGTGAACTTTCGTGGTATCTGTCCTGCTTTTTTCCTTATCAAAGGCTTACATTGGCACATTCATTCAAAGATAAAGCCGACCGTCTGGAAGATGTGAATGCGGGACTTTTCACCTATCCGGTTTTGATGGCTGCAGATATTTTGCTTTACGATGCGGAGGTGGTACCGGTTGGAAAAGACCAACTGCAGCACCTGGAAATGGCGCGTGATATGGGCGCAAGATTCAATCATCAGATGGGAGAAGTTTTCGTGCTGCCACAGGCTGAACTGCAGGAAGACACCAAATATGTTCCCGGAACCGACGGGCAGAAAATGTCTAAATCTCGAGGAAACATCATCAATATTTTCCTGCCGGAAAAGCAGCTGAAAAAACAGATTATGTCAATTGAAACGGATTCCACGCCACTGGAAGATCCTAAAAATCCTGATGCGGACAAGGTTTTTGCTTTATATGAACTGATTGCAACGCCTGAACAGACTGAAATTTTAAGACAAAAGTATCTTGCCGGTAATTTCGGTTACGGCCATGCGAAAACAGAGCTGCTGAATTTAATTCTTGAAAGGTTTAAAACTGAAAGAGAAAAATTTGAATACTACATGAACAATCTGCCGGAACTTGACGCAAAACTGGCGGAAGGCGCTGAGAAAACCAGAAAAATTGCCGCCGAAACCCTGAAAAGAGTGCGGGAAAGTTTGGGAATGTAAAATTTTGCACAGATTTTAAAAGTCAGCACAGATTTACATCAGCGGACAGTAAAAGATTGCCACCAATTCACATTCTTTATCAGTGTTGGTGGCAAATTTATTTTAAAGAAGTTCGTGGATCTCAGAAAGTTTTTTCACGGTTTTCACATTCTCTGCGGTGTAGTTGTCATTAAAAACATCAAAGAAAATGGCCTTTATTCCGAATGCGAGGCCGCCTTCGATATCGGCAATCCAGTCGTCGCCGATGATCACGCTTTCTGCCTTTTTGGTGCCCGATTTATTGAGAGCATACTCAAAAATTTCAGGCTGCGGTTTCCTGATGTTGATTTCGTCTGCACTTGTAATCGTTTCAAAATAATTTTTAATCCCGGAAAGCTCACATTTCCGGTACGTAACTTCCTGGAAACCGTTGGACAGCACATGAAGCCGGTATTTCTTCTGTGATAAATATTCCAAAAGTTCAAAAGCGCCTTCCACAAGGTGATTGTACGAAACAATTTCATCTAAAAAATTGATTTCAAAACGCTGCGCAAGTTCAAAATCATCAATGCCAAAAAACAGGAAGGTATTGTGAAACCGGAATTTCCGGATGTATTCTTTATCAATTGCACCGTCACGGATTTGCGCCCACAGATTTTCATTAACGGTAAAATATTCTTTATGAAATTCTTCGAAAGTGAGGCTGTATTTTTCCCGTATTTGCTCTCTCCTGAACAGGTCTTCGAGTGCCAGTTTGGCATTTCTGCGGTGATCCCAAAGCGTGTTGTCCAGGTCAAAAAAAATATGCTGTATCATACAGCACAAAGGTAATTAATTAATTTTTCGAAAGCGTGTAGGGTTTGTTTAACCTTATTACCACTTCAATACTTTTTGAAAAATTCAGGATGAAATCCACGGTCTGTTTCTTGGGTTTCAACTGTTTTTGTTTTAAAGAGTCAATGTTTTTCATAGGCGAAACGTAATTGACCTTAAAACGGAATAGCTCTTTAAATATTGTTACCTGGTTAAAACTATATTATTTTCTTCCATTATTTTCCTTAAATTGATTAAGGCATAGCGAACCCTGCCGAGCGTGGTATTGATGCTTGTTTCGGTCTGTTCTGCGATGTCCTTGAAACTCAGTCCGTCAAAAAAACGCAGTTTAATGACCTCCTGCTGGTTTTCGGGAAGATACTGCAGCATTCTTGCCAAATCGCTGTTAATTTGCTGCAAAACCAACTGATCCTCAATATTTTCCGATGGTTCCCGAATTAAATCAAAAATTGAAAACTCTTCATTTTCATACGTAGTTTCTGAAACCTTGATATTTTTTGCTTTAAGCCGGTAATGGTCAATAATCAGGTTATGCGCGATTCTTTTTGCCCAAAGAATGAATTTGCCTTCTTCGTTGTAGCGCTTTTCTTTCAGCGTGACGATTATTTTCATAAATGTATCCTGGAAGACATCATTGGCGAGATCGTCATCAAGCAATTTGTAATAAATAAAAGAAAAGAGTTCTTTCTGGTGCCTCTGTATCAGGAAGTCCAAAGAATTTTCATCACCATTTTGGTATTGCGAAATCAGCAGGCTGTCGGATTTACTGTTCATAACCATTACTTATTTGCACGTCTCACTACAGCCGTGGTGCTGCAGTTTTATGATCCGGAGTGTGTTTTTAATAAGTAATTATATAATCGATAACCAGCTTTTTAGGAAGTGTAAATATATATAAATTTT
The sequence above is a segment of the Chryseobacterium taklimakanense genome. Coding sequences within it:
- the trpS gene encoding tryptophan--tRNA ligase, which gives rise to MSRILTGIQATGTPHLGNLLGAIIPAIELSKKTENESFLFIANMHSLTQIKNAEELKRNTYEIAAAWLACGLDTDKTYFYRQSDIPEVCELSWYLSCFFPYQRLTLAHSFKDKADRLEDVNAGLFTYPVLMAADILLYDAEVVPVGKDQLQHLEMARDMGARFNHQMGEVFVLPQAELQEDTKYVPGTDGQKMSKSRGNIINIFLPEKQLKKQIMSIETDSTPLEDPKNPDADKVFALYELIATPEQTEILRQKYLAGNFGYGHAKTELLNLILERFKTEREKFEYYMNNLPELDAKLAEGAEKTRKIAAETLKRVRESLGM
- a CDS encoding DUF2062 domain-containing protein; the encoded protein is MMKNFIQNSINSQKIFYRYFRRKGWKRFLKENILESEGSNKTKAKSIALGIFIGISPFWGFHSFLAITLSVFFRLNKMLTFIASQVTFPPLIPFIIYLSVKVGAPFVSNRASFENASFDFDFIKQNLIQYVIGSFLLATLSALFFGAVSYFFLNNFSPEKKR
- a CDS encoding YjjG family noncanonical pyrimidine nucleotidase, coding for MIQHIFFDLDNTLWDHRRNAKLALEDLFRREQIREKYSLTFEEFHKEYFTVNENLWAQIRDGAIDKEYIRKFRFHNTFLFFGIDDFELAQRFEINFLDEIVSYNHLVEGAFELLEYLSQKKYRLHVLSNGFQEVTYRKCELSGIKNYFETITSADEINIRKPQPEIFEYALNKSGTKKAESVIIGDDWIADIEGGLAFGIKAIFFDVFNDNYTAENVKTVKKLSEIHELL
- a CDS encoding HepT-like ribonuclease domain-containing protein, with the translated sequence MKYLIDIDNSIAEIEGYFQNIPKEFNSYRQNTMLKRAVERNLEIIGEAVKKVLKRDEAYINKITEAKSIIGLRNLVIHAYDSVSDENIWAVLINHLPKLKSEIQDLMTQN
- a CDS encoding TraR/DksA family transcriptional regulator, translated to MAEERQRYSDADLQEFKKVIQEKIAKAEKDLMLINESFLNDQNNGTDDTSPTFKAFEEGAETLSKEQNAILAGRQEKFLRDLKHALIRIENKTYGVCRVTGKLIPKERLMAVPHATLSIEAKNMQR
- a CDS encoding nucleotidyltransferase family protein; this translates as MKRLNINIHDLKALCQQHSVDQLYLFGSVLNKNFTDESDIDFLVKFLPIDLFHYFENYLSLKENLERLTGRNVDLVEVQTLKNTFLINSINKNKELIYG
- a CDS encoding RNA polymerase sigma factor, whose protein sequence is MNSKSDSLLISQYQNGDENSLDFLIQRHQKELFSFIYYKLLDDDLANDVFQDTFMKIIVTLKEKRYNEEGKFILWAKRIAHNLIIDHYRLKAKNIKVSETTYENEEFSIFDLIREPSENIEDQLVLQQINSDLARMLQYLPENQQEVIKLRFFDGLSFKDIAEQTETSINTTLGRVRYALINLRKIMEENNIVLTR
- a CDS encoding lipoprotein signal peptidase, which gives rise to MKKIALVTLLILLIDQISKFYIKTHFQLGESVDVFPGFKLTFVENPGMAYGFHFGGLIGKYFLVIVRIFLIGGMVYIFNKWLKEGRTTNYLIIPMAMIFAGAIGNLIDGMFYGMIFDSGTVYDESIDRWIEYGGVSKVVPFGEGYSSFMKGCVVDMLHFPLVDWTVPENWPLIGGKHIEFFKYIFNVADSAITVGAALLLIFRKKAFPNGLDF
- the ileS gene encoding isoleucine--tRNA ligase gives rise to the protein MKKFNEYKNLDLTAVADGVSKFWNENNTFRKSVEIREGQPEYVFYEGPPSANGMPGIHHVMARAIKDIFCRFQTQNGKKVFRKAGWDTHGLPIELGVEKELGITKEDIGTKISVEDYNKACREAVMRYTDVWNDLTEKIGYWVDLEDPYITYEPKYMETVWWLLKQLYDKNLLYKGYTIQPYSPKAGTGLSSHELNQPGTYRDVSDTTVVAQFKVKKLSEALKNKLDANGSEACDIASNTCGGALHWAEFDAENKEISNLSILAWTTTPWTLPSNTALAVGRDIDYVLVKTFNQYTFEPINIILAKVLLEKNFGKKYFAGTEDDFKNYQSENKTIPYQILSEFTGEDLAGTEYEQLIPWFSPAENPEKAFRVIIGDFVTTEDGTGIVHIAPTFGADDNRVAQENGIPPMLVKDSNDNLVPLVDLTGRFLKGENVPEIFAGKYIKNEYYDEGTAPEKSWDVELVILLKTDNKAFKVEKYVHSYPHCWRTDKPVLYYPLDSWFVKMTEKRQRLVELNETINWKPKSTGEGRFANWLENVNDWNLSRSRYWGIPLPIWRSPDLKEEKIIGSVEELYHEIEKSVAAGVMSENPFKSFEIGNMSDENYAQIDLHKNIVDKIILVSESGKPIKRESDLIDVWFDSGSMPYAQLHYPFENKELIDSKKAFPADFIAEGVDQTRGWFYTLHAIATSVFDSVAYKNVVSNGLVLDKNGQKMSKRLGNAVDPFETLAKYGPDATRWYMISNANPWENLKFDIEGIDEVRRKFFGTLYNTYSFFALYANVDGFNYSEKDVENRPEIDRWILSELNLLIKEVKEFYEDYEPTKVARAINTFVNDNLSNWYVRLCRRRFWKGEYSDDKISAYQTLYTCLETVAKLSAPIAPFFMDQLFQDLNAVTGKEPQHSVHLTDFPLADESKIDTDLVEKTHLAQTITSMVFSLRKKENIKVRQPLQKVMIPVLDKKTEEQILAVSELIKQEVNVKELQLINAEEASHLIVKQIKPNFKSLGAKLGKDMKTVAGEISAMNSEQIANLEKDGKMTVAGHEIGLEDVEISTKDIPGWTVTSEGKITVALDLTLTDELKAEGIAREFINRIQNLRKDKDFELTDRIKIELTEDSPYLQEILKNTGYISTEVLSDKIEVVNSLSIFDEIEIDDVKFKVNVNKI